TTTTCTCATCGAATTTTACGAGTGACATGGAGATATTCTTTTGATAGTTATATAACCACTAAAGAGAATAGTAATTTTTCTTCTTGCCCATTGAGGCGACCCTTCTCCacgggtgcgtttggtttgcaccgttttcattttcattttctagaaaatgcgcattttctagaaaacagaaaacgactttttgtcattatctgtttttctagaaaacgatagccaattttttagaaaacgcacGCAGAAAACGTAAACCAAACACCGTTTTTCAAAAAAcgtgcgttttccagaaaatgaaaatggaaaacgcgcgtatgcgtttggtttgcaccgttttcattttcattttctggaaaacacgcgttttctagaaaacagaaaacaactttttgtcattctctgtttttctagaaaacgataaccaattttttagaaaacgcacGCGGAAAACACAAACCAAATACTATTTTTCAGAAAACgcacgttttccagaaaatgaaaatgaaaattggAAGTCTTTCcaattttctctttcttcttctcattTCACGTATCTTCAAATCCTAGATCTCTACTATCGGTGACTAACATTTGCCAACTCCTAATTAATCTGTGTTACTTTTCAGGTGACTAGATCTCACGAGTTCAGAGGAcgatctatttttattttattttataaaaaagagTATAGAATAATTTATTTGTTTCGacagataaaaaaaatatgatgggATGAAATACCCTTtttaacaataaattaaaaagacctttcgataaaaaattaaaaagaaggtTACGACTGCAATTAAAATGGGACGACTACTAATACGAAGGGAACTTCTCAACTGAATCGAGCGAGTCTATTTCATCAACTTGTTGGCATTGACGAGCACAGCAGTCAAGTCACAACACGAGTCGCGACCAATTACGGGGTGGTGCCGTGCATGTGGGCCCGATGTCAAGTCGTGGAGTGATTCGCTACGTAGACCCGAAGGGGGTAAAATGCCGGATTTCAGCAGCATTCCTGTTCTTGATTGGAATTCCACTTGGAGTCCGCTTCTTCGTCTCGGTGTTGGACGGTGTGGCCGCATCGGATCCCCATCGGCACCGCCTTTTCCCCTTTCCGGCCGACCTGAATGGGCCAATCCGCCTCCAAGAAATCCAGTAAATCTCTCTCCTGTTCCTGTTCCTGTTCCTCTTCATCCTCGGGCCTCCGTGCGAGGTTTGCATCTGTCTCCGTCGGCCAACCGGCGGCGATGACCAAAGAAGAATTGGCCTCATGCGAGGATTCCACCGCTTATTCCTCCAGAGATTGTACCGTCGACCTTCCAGACGAATGCTTAGCCCTCGTCTTCCAGTCCCTTGGCTCCGCCGACCGAAAGCAGTGCTCGCTGGTGTGCCAGCGATGGTTAACGATCGACGGCCAGAACCGACATCGTATTTCCCTCGACGCGAGGGCTGAACTCCAGGATGCCGTGCCGGGCATCTTCGCCCGATTTGACGCCGTCACTAAGCTTGCCCTAAAGTCTGAACGCCGAGCCGAGAGCATCGGCGATGAAGCGCTTGCGCTGATCGCCGCTCGGTGCCCGAACCTCACGCGCCTCAAGCTGCGCTCTTGCCGTGCCATTACTGATGCCGGTATGGTTGCCGTCGCCGAACAATGTTCAGTCCTCCGCAAGCTCTCCGTCGGGTCTTGCACTTTCGGCTTCAAGGGCATTGAAGCCGTTGTCCGTGGCTGTTCTGTTCTAGAGGAGCTCTCCATCAAGAGGCTGCGTGGCCTACCTTTCGCCATCGGCGCTAGTACGTCTGGCGACGAAATCATTGGCTCTGCCTCCCTCCGATCTCTCTGTCTGAAAGAACTTATCCATGGTCTGTGCTTTGCACCACTCATCTCTGGATCCTCCAACCTCAAAACCCTAAAACTAAACCGGTGTTCAGGTGACTGGGACTGGATTCTAGAGGACATAGCCGATAAAGTCCTTGGGATCACCGAGGTCCACCTTGAGAAGCTTCAGGTCAGTGACCGTGGCCTTGCTTCCCTCTCCTCTTGTGTCAATCTTGAGATCCTTCACCTTGTAAAGACCCCGGAGTGCACTGATATCAGCCTCACCGCCATCGCAGAACGCTGTCACCTACTCCGTAAGATCCATATTGATGGATGGAAGACCAACAGGATGGGCGATGAGGGCCTCATAGCTATTGCAAAGCAGTGCCCTAACCTGCAGGAACTGGTACTTATTTCAGTGAATCCAACTGTTCGAAGCTTAGGGCATATAGCGAGCAACTGCCAGAACTTGGAGCGCCTTGCCATCTGTAGCAGCGACACCTTCGGGGATGCCGAAATTTCTTGCATTGCCTCCAAATGCATGGCTTTGAAGAAGCTCTGCATTAAGGGCTGCCCAGTGTCTGATCAGGGGATGGAGGCCCTGGCCAAAGGTTGCCCCAAGCTAGTTAAAGTCAAGGTAAAGAAGTGCCAAGGTGTGACACCGGAATTTGCAGGCTGGTTGATGGCATGCAAGGAGGGGATGGTGGCAGTGAATTTGGACACAGCAGCACCAACTGAACAGGCAGAGCCCAGTGTTACTGAGAGTGTGGCGCTTGAAAACAATGAACAGTCAATCGATCAAATTGGGGCTGTCAATCTTCACTCATCAAGCTGTAGTTCTAGGCCGTCTCCATGGAAGGCACAGATGGGACTTTTTGCCGGTAAGAACTTTGTAGTGTCTGCTATCCGGAGATGGTCTCATGGGAGTAGTAACTCCAGTCATACATGAAAGGGAAGGACAAGCTCTTACTTCTGTTGCATTTCATCTGGCTAAGTATTTTAAGGTGTATGTCATCAGTTAGCACTTCAAATCTAATGTGCCTATTTGCTTGATATTGTTACTTCTGTTGCTGGTCCTTATGCTTTCCATCTCCATGTTTATCTACAAAATCTTCGACTTTGTTGCTGATAGGTTCATATTCATATTACTGATGCATGCTCCTCGGATACATTATGGATTTATCACTTCAGAATTGCTAAAATGTTTTGAAGGATGCAAAAGGTTTTTGAAACAAAATCGTAAAGATTGCCTGATGCTGTTTGATATACAAAATATTATCTATATTGATATATTCTGAATCTTTAGACACTTTGTCACTCTCTAGTAATGTAGCTTGATTTTTTAAGTTAGGGCTCGCTGGCTCAGCATTGATTcttctttgtatctatttatgcATGTAGTTTGAATACATTTGTGTGGCTTAGACTTGTTAATAGTTTGTTATGAAGTTAAGATTATTGCACTGAAAAAAGTTTGTGAATCGAAACTAGGATATGATACATTATGGAGTAAGATTTGTATTGAAGGAAACACCTGAGCTGATCTTCCACCAGGATGTATGACATATCCTGTTACTAAACTTAAATCTGTCAAATGTATAGATGCTTGATAACCTAATTTTATTAGAAGTCTAATAAGGGATGTATTCCAGATGCTTGACATATTCTGATAAGGTAGTCATGTAACTCTTGCTTTGAGCTAATTGGATCTCTAAGGATCATACTATGGACAAGTGTTTGCTTAATCATAATACTGTTTTGAAAAGGTTGATTTAAGGTAATCATTTTACTTGGTGATTTAGAGAATCAAATTGGTGTTAAGGATAATCTTTGATGAGAACTTAGAGAACCCTCTGTTGATGATCCCTATTGGCGTTTATTAGATGATTTTtatactcatttttttttttgactataAAATCCTGTTTAGCTAATTGCCTTCATTACTTTTCATTTTCTGGAGGTATAAAAGATTATGATCAAAGGGTGAATCCCTTTCATTTGGTTTTAGAATACGCAGCATCTACATGCATTGGCAGGGAGAGCCAAGCTTTAAGCATAATGGCATGAGATCGATAGGGATATAAACGATCAAGTTAAGTTTTGTATTGTTTAAATTTGAGTCAAGACCAACGGAGTCTAAAATAAATCAAGTGGTTGAAATGGATTTTCAAActtgaatgatttttttttaggagttgtttagatattattgagtcctcaagtttatttgattatttaaattttttatattttaaagtttGTTAAGTTGGTTAATGAATttgatattataaatttatttatttatttataaattcgaTATAAGATTTTATTAGGGATGTAATCGAGTCGaattcttgaatgtttgagcttgatttgtttataatcgagccgaattcaagttttatttaacgaatatattcatggttcacgagtttattcgagtttttatcgagcctaaacgagtttaataaatataaattataaatttaaatatttattaaaaattaaattatatatttagagaaaattataatattattattaaaatttataattttattctaataaataaatttaatatatttatttatatttttcataatagagtataaaatttataaattcaatatcaaaattattattatttttatttaaaagttacttaatgagcttaacgaacgtgttcacgagttAACGAGTCGAATATTGTGAAATTTGAGCttcgtttgtttatcttaacgagtttCATTAAATgagttcaaataaatttttatcgaatcgagcttcgaatagttcACGAGTAGTTTGGCTCATTTATATCCCTAAATTTAATGATGAATGTAGTCTGTAAATTTGTTTATGAATATTATTAGGTAAAATCAACGGGCGTTTCAAATTTTACAAAATATAAAAGGAagtttctctttaaaaaaaagtaaaattgaTTGTATTTAAAAATACCCTTTATTCCATCATTATTCTAACTTAACAGCTCGGAACAGATATTACAAGaatattaatttatcaaaattattaaaatcttattaaaattattttaaattaattaaaataattttataacgttataaaaattattaaatagctGCTATGTATTATCATAGTATTGTATTCGGTGTTATATGATAGTtgcataataatttttatatattatattatagtaaaagtttattatatttattttgaatattttttacgGTTCCTCTACTGATTATGTAAAAGAAGATAAATTATTGGATCAATTTATGATTAAActttaatatattataaaaattgaTGAACTAGGCAATATTGATCTTGGACGATCTGCTCTACTCTATAAAAATTTGTTACGTAGTTGaggattgaatcataaatatttagataataatttaacatCCTTCTATTATATCATAGTCCTGAGGTAACTTTCTCCGTGTTAATCCTGAGACGGATTGACAGGGGTATTGGGGACGAGCATACTCATTTTTTTTTCCACCAATAGTCCTGAGGTAGCTGTCACTTTTATACTAGTTGTTACACTAGTATGGAAAAAAATATTATAACAGTTATATAGTGATTTCGATACAAATGCTGAAATGGAAAGTATTATGGGATAATATATGAGGCatcctttttgttttttgttttttgtttttttaaaagagaCATCATTTTCCTTTAATTTCGGATGTCTTTTTTTTTACCTaatattatttatgaataatttataatttttatttatgtatATCAGGGAATtaaatatatatgtattaaatttattcatttaatttataaattaaataaacataaataaattcttatggAAGTTAAAGACAAAACGCCCTAGTCAGTTTCAGTTTTCCAACCAATATCCAATAATAAACTCTATCCTTCATCCCCCACCTTCCCCCCTACGTAGCTTCAAGGCCATAcctctatttattttatttctgttacTCTGTTTCTGGAATACTTTGAAGTCTTCTGTTATTCAAAGCAGCGTTCTGTTCACCCAACGCCCATGCTTCTGCGCTGCTCTTATCGCATCCCCGCTCCATGATTCACCTCGAACCTCCCTCCCCGTTTCCATTTCCAAAACTATCAAATTGGATAATCATTTAATTCAAATTAAGAACATAAGTTTATTGTCTTTTGATTTATCAGAATTGGAATTGGAGCTCTATCAACCCATTTTTCTATCAATTGATACGGGAGTAATTTATTTTCAATTCTTAAAAAGTTATCTATGTTGGTTGTCGTATGCCTGCTATTTTGTCTTTCCGTCGCTCGTTCAGGGTGATTGTTGGCATGGACAGAATCAATCACCacgtttggttttttttttttttttttttttttttcaagttttcgAATTTCCAATTTTATTTCGTTTTAAAATTggggaaatttaattttttggtatGGGATGCCGGAATAAGATATGCAACGGCCGATTTCCTGTAGTATAAGGTGACCCAGGATGAGTGACTGCTGGAACTGGCCGCCGGAAAGATTTCAGTTTTAGA
The genomic region above belongs to Zingiber officinale cultivar Zhangliang chromosome 11A, Zo_v1.1, whole genome shotgun sequence and contains:
- the LOC122031963 gene encoding F-box protein SKIP2-like, whose translation is MGQSASKKSSKSLSCSCSCSSSSSGLRARFASVSVGQPAAMTKEELASCEDSTAYSSRDCTVDLPDECLALVFQSLGSADRKQCSLVCQRWLTIDGQNRHRISLDARAELQDAVPGIFARFDAVTKLALKSERRAESIGDEALALIAARCPNLTRLKLRSCRAITDAGMVAVAEQCSVLRKLSVGSCTFGFKGIEAVVRGCSVLEELSIKRLRGLPFAIGASTSGDEIIGSASLRSLCLKELIHGLCFAPLISGSSNLKTLKLNRCSGDWDWILEDIADKVLGITEVHLEKLQVSDRGLASLSSCVNLEILHLVKTPECTDISLTAIAERCHLLRKIHIDGWKTNRMGDEGLIAIAKQCPNLQELVLISVNPTVRSLGHIASNCQNLERLAICSSDTFGDAEISCIASKCMALKKLCIKGCPVSDQGMEALAKGCPKLVKVKVKKCQGVTPEFAGWLMACKEGMVAVNLDTAAPTEQAEPSVTESVALENNEQSIDQIGAVNLHSSSCSSRPSPWKAQMGLFAGKNFVVSAIRRWSHGSSNSSHT